In the genome of Desulfuromonas sp. DDH964, one region contains:
- a CDS encoding 4Fe-4S binding protein has product MLKNLFDIPGLGRLLRSTWGWRLVRLAALIVTVAMAAYGWHQHAIPGVAVKDPLMYTNLANYLFWVIWIMGVVFVALLFGRGWCTVCPVGWLNGLFARIGLKRPLPRWLQNFIPVTLTLVALQLAVYFLAIHRYPDYTATLIALVLLLAALCGLIFRKRAFCTLLCPAGAVFGLYARVAPFQLRVKDPDICAGCDSQSCISGAPVWKRLATGPAVLYWQSCRPDCPVDLVPAQLEDSAACTLCLHCAENCCHDNILLGRRPWLADLGPGYLSPSESVFFLVLLGMLTANFAKVYVDLREAIFWLPQQGAVLLGWQASGYYVLAALWVAIGLPLLLVLPGYLLLRLGRVRFEGEVEQPATPSAMPQPAGGDFGFWGSVGRLALPFIPLVLAAHVVLAAVKINAKGAFLPFVLGDPSGVRSYLAMNVMRTVNTPGVMIPLDILKWLVLGLLVAGYLLALTAARRAAPRLFSDAGTARRYLVASVVGVTLVAGLYGATIIRWLFIR; this is encoded by the coding sequence TTGCTGAAAAACCTTTTTGACATACCCGGTCTTGGCCGCCTGCTGCGTTCCACCTGGGGCTGGCGCCTGGTCCGCCTCGCCGCCCTGATCGTGACCGTGGCGATGGCGGCATACGGCTGGCACCAGCACGCCATCCCCGGGGTCGCGGTCAAAGACCCGCTGATGTATACCAACCTCGCCAACTATCTGTTCTGGGTTATCTGGATCATGGGGGTGGTCTTCGTTGCTCTCCTCTTCGGGCGCGGCTGGTGCACTGTCTGCCCGGTCGGCTGGCTCAACGGGCTCTTCGCCCGCATCGGCCTGAAGCGGCCGCTGCCGCGCTGGCTGCAGAACTTTATCCCGGTAACCCTGACTTTGGTGGCGTTGCAGCTTGCGGTCTACTTCCTGGCGATTCACCGCTACCCCGACTACACTGCAACCCTCATCGCCCTGGTCCTGTTGCTGGCCGCCCTCTGCGGGCTCATCTTCCGCAAACGCGCCTTCTGCACTCTGCTTTGCCCGGCCGGGGCAGTCTTTGGTCTCTACGCGCGGGTGGCACCCTTCCAGTTGCGGGTGAAAGATCCCGATATCTGTGCTGGTTGCGACAGCCAGTCCTGCATTTCCGGCGCACCGGTCTGGAAGCGGTTGGCGACGGGACCCGCCGTCCTCTACTGGCAGAGCTGCCGGCCCGACTGCCCTGTTGACTTGGTCCCGGCCCAACTCGAGGACAGCGCCGCCTGTACTCTTTGTCTGCACTGCGCCGAAAATTGCTGCCACGACAATATCCTCCTTGGCCGCCGCCCCTGGCTCGCCGATCTCGGCCCCGGCTATCTCAGCCCCTCGGAAAGTGTCTTTTTCCTGGTGCTGCTCGGCATGCTCACCGCCAACTTTGCCAAGGTTTACGTCGATCTGCGTGAGGCGATCTTCTGGTTGCCGCAACAGGGCGCGGTACTCCTCGGCTGGCAAGCCTCCGGCTACTATGTCCTGGCCGCCCTCTGGGTCGCCATTGGCCTGCCGCTGCTGCTGGTTCTTCCCGGCTATCTGCTGCTGCGGCTCGGCCGGGTCCGGTTTGAAGGCGAGGTCGAACAGCCCGCTACGCCGAGCGCCATGCCGCAACCGGCGGGAGGCGACTTCGGATTCTGGGGGAGTGTCGGTCGCCTCGCCTTGCCCTTCATCCCGCTGGTCCTCGCCGCCCACGTCGTCCTGGCGGCAGTCAAGATCAACGCCAAGGGGGCGTTTCTCCCCTTTGTCCTCGGTGACCCGAGCGGAGTTCGCAGCTATCTGGCGATGAACGTCATGCGCACCGTCAACACCCCGGGCGTAATGATTCCCCTCGATATCCTCAAGTGGCTGGTCCTCGGCCTGCTTGTGGCCGGCTATCTCCTTGCCCTGACCGCCGCGCGCCGCGCCGCGCCACGCCTCTTCAGCGATGCCGGCACCGCGCGCCGCTACCTCGTTGCCTCGGTTGTGGGCGTCACGCTGGTCGCTGGGCTCTATGGCGCCACCATCATCCGCTGGCTCTTCATCCGATGA
- the yedE gene encoding YedE family putative selenium transporter yields MGRFDRHGWLILFAGAALGLAGVMLAAWGNPENSGICVSCFIENSAGALGLHGNERMQYLRPELIGFLLGGTLSAALFREFRSRGGSAPLPRFVSGLFLIVGCAVFIGCPIKLVLRLTAGDWTAVAGMVGLVGGVWVGLRCLAAGVHFGSGHRQSGGSGLWLPALFLLFLGLLFWQPAFLALSSSGSGAQHAPMLISLGVGLTLGGLAQRSRFCITGSLRDLLLMGRRAPLGWGLAAFFVVALAANIGTGQFHSGYYGQPGSHLDALWSGIGMLLVGWVSVLIGGCPFRQLIKAGEGDADAGLAVLGMFAGGALVQAWGLAGTAAGVPLFGKVAVLCGLVFVLVSCLLFRERSCA; encoded by the coding sequence TTGGGACGATTTGACCGTCATGGCTGGTTGATTCTCTTCGCTGGCGCGGCCCTGGGTCTCGCCGGAGTGATGCTGGCAGCCTGGGGCAACCCGGAGAACTCAGGGATCTGCGTCTCCTGCTTTATCGAGAACAGCGCCGGCGCCCTCGGTCTGCACGGCAACGAGCGGATGCAATATCTGCGTCCCGAGTTGATCGGTTTTCTGCTCGGTGGAACTCTCAGTGCCGCCCTGTTTCGCGAATTCCGCAGTCGCGGCGGCAGCGCTCCGTTGCCGCGCTTTGTTTCCGGGCTCTTTCTGATTGTCGGCTGTGCGGTCTTTATCGGTTGCCCGATCAAGCTGGTGTTGCGCCTGACCGCCGGTGACTGGACCGCTGTCGCCGGTATGGTAGGTCTGGTTGGCGGGGTTTGGGTCGGCCTGCGCTGCCTGGCAGCCGGGGTACATTTTGGCAGCGGCCATCGCCAATCGGGAGGGAGCGGTCTCTGGTTGCCGGCACTCTTCTTGCTTTTTCTGGGCTTGCTCTTCTGGCAACCGGCGTTTCTTGCGCTTTCAAGCAGCGGCAGTGGGGCCCAGCATGCACCGATGCTGATCTCCCTCGGTGTGGGACTCACCCTCGGTGGGCTCGCCCAACGTAGCCGCTTCTGCATCACCGGGAGCCTGCGGGATCTGCTTTTGATGGGACGCCGGGCGCCCCTGGGGTGGGGTTTGGCCGCTTTCTTCGTGGTCGCCCTGGCCGCCAATATTGGCACCGGGCAGTTCCACAGCGGCTACTACGGGCAGCCCGGTTCCCACCTTGACGCGCTCTGGAGTGGCATCGGCATGTTGCTGGTCGGTTGGGTTTCGGTTCTGATCGGTGGTTGCCCGTTCCGACAATTGATCAAGGCCGGGGAGGGGGATGCCGACGCCGGACTCGCCGTTCTCGGCATGTTTGCCGGCGGTGCTCTGGTTCAGGCCTGGGGCCTTGCCGGTACAGCTGCCGGTGTTCCCCTTTTCGGCAAGGTGGCGGTCCTCTGTGGCCTCGTATTTGTTCTCGTCAGTTGTCTGCTCTTTCGGGAACGGAGCTGTGCCTGA
- a CDS encoding GeoRSP system radical SAM/SPASM protein: MADATTELLSAPLTFNWTLSFRCNFSCSHCYSRDEIAEELSTADLKRIVDILADRQVPFINFGGGEPLIREDLFEVATYASSKGLRVSMNSNGWLIDGAVGQKLKDAGFASVGISLDSADALLHDDFRNMPGSYDRALRALDSLRSVGLASTMSSVISRINYRDYPRLLDLARSYGVGQVYLHNFKCSGRGFKNREELDLDPGEWKAFYQEALQVKAETTDLNISFDDPVIASLPGYQENPLVKGSSCGKLSLHLRPNGDITPCGFIPLVVGNILRDDFDAIWYDSPVLKGMRHKEATGKCSGCGSFADCLGGCTARAFATTGEFNQPDPHCWK; the protein is encoded by the coding sequence ATGGCTGACGCGACAACGGAGCTTCTCTCCGCACCACTGACATTTAACTGGACCCTTTCGTTCCGCTGTAACTTCAGCTGTTCACACTGCTATAGCCGCGACGAGATTGCCGAGGAGTTATCGACTGCCGACCTCAAGCGGATTGTCGACATTCTGGCCGATCGCCAGGTGCCCTTCATTAATTTCGGCGGCGGCGAACCGTTGATTCGCGAGGATCTCTTCGAGGTTGCAACCTATGCCAGCAGCAAGGGGCTGCGGGTCTCGATGAATTCCAACGGCTGGTTGATCGATGGCGCGGTGGGCCAAAAGTTGAAGGACGCAGGTTTTGCCAGCGTCGGCATCAGCCTCGACAGCGCCGATGCCCTCTTGCATGACGATTTCCGGAACATGCCCGGATCGTATGATCGGGCGCTGCGGGCCCTGGATTCCCTGCGCAGCGTCGGTCTGGCGAGTACCATGAGTTCAGTGATCTCGCGCATCAACTACCGCGACTATCCCCGCCTCCTCGATCTGGCCCGTTCCTACGGGGTTGGCCAGGTTTACCTGCACAACTTCAAATGCAGCGGGCGCGGCTTCAAGAATCGCGAAGAGCTCGACCTCGATCCCGGCGAGTGGAAAGCCTTTTATCAGGAGGCCTTGCAGGTGAAGGCCGAAACGACCGATTTGAATATCTCTTTCGACGATCCGGTCATCGCCTCCCTCCCCGGGTACCAGGAAAACCCGTTGGTAAAAGGGAGCAGTTGTGGTAAGCTTTCGCTGCATTTACGGCCCAATGGCGACATTACTCCCTGTGGATTCATCCCCCTGGTGGTTGGTAATATCCTGCGGGACGATTTTGATGCGATCTGGTACGATTCCCCGGTCCTCAAGGGGATGCGGCATAAAGAAGCGACCGGCAAATGTTCCGGTTGTGGTTCCTTTGCCGACTGTCTCGGTGGCTGCACCGCTCGTGCCTTTGCCACCACTGGCGAGTTCAATCAACCCGATCCCCATTGCTGGAAATAA
- a CDS encoding SPASM domain-containing protein → MSLDLLDAPLRLTWDLHGGSDPVPMDIAREVARKVAAAGVFFVFLEEEPFAHPGFAEIIALLRAGNCQVTVVCRGTEIELAAASNGPLPDDLLLDASRFVTRAAVDKPALHAALCALRKAGANPGLLLVPNTANLHSLPVLADFCRDHGIGRFKLPNVRIDANFGRSSEPPLPPVALREFQSSIAAAGSDLGRGLALEVHDLFLWEILFPGGGGERSEYGGCQAGNSVGYVDASGDLYPCSSWPRLIGSLLEHSLDELWHSAQRLAIREQIATVPAGCRGCRDYPVCFGGCRGLAETFAHGTERDPACDGPR, encoded by the coding sequence ATGTCACTCGATCTCCTTGATGCTCCGTTGCGGCTGACCTGGGATTTGCATGGCGGGTCCGACCCGGTTCCCATGGATATTGCCCGGGAAGTTGCCCGCAAGGTCGCCGCGGCCGGGGTCTTTTTCGTCTTTTTGGAAGAAGAGCCTTTCGCTCATCCCGGGTTTGCGGAAATTATCGCGCTGCTGCGCGCTGGCAACTGCCAGGTCACGGTGGTTTGCCGCGGTACGGAGATAGAACTGGCCGCGGCCAGTAATGGACCGCTGCCGGACGACCTGCTGCTTGATGCGAGCCGTTTTGTTACGCGTGCGGCGGTCGATAAACCTGCCCTCCATGCCGCACTCTGCGCTCTGCGCAAGGCTGGTGCAAATCCCGGCCTCCTGCTGGTCCCAAATACCGCAAATCTTCACTCACTTCCAGTACTTGCCGACTTCTGCCGCGATCACGGAATCGGCCGTTTTAAGTTGCCAAACGTACGTATCGATGCTAACTTTGGCCGCTCCTCCGAGCCACCGTTGCCCCCTGTTGCACTCCGGGAGTTCCAGTCGTCCATAGCTGCCGCAGGCAGTGATCTCGGCCGGGGTCTTGCCCTCGAGGTCCACGACCTTTTCCTCTGGGAGATTCTCTTTCCGGGTGGCGGCGGTGAGCGCAGCGAATATGGTGGGTGTCAGGCCGGCAACAGTGTCGGTTATGTCGATGCCAGCGGTGACCTCTATCCCTGTTCTTCCTGGCCGCGACTGATCGGTTCATTGCTCGAACATTCACTCGACGAGCTCTGGCACTCGGCGCAGAGACTGGCCATTCGTGAACAGATAGCGACCGTTCCTGCCGGCTGTCGTGGTTGCCGGGACTATCCCGTCTGCTTTGGTGGCTGCCGTGGCCTCGCCGAAACCTTTGCGCACGGAACCGAGCGCGACCCCGCCTGCGACGGTCCGCGCTGA
- a CDS encoding phosphate/phosphite/phosphonate ABC transporter substrate-binding protein has protein sequence MMSSSFLKKLVCAGLLLGLVLIPAACKPQRERPKMKIGFMNCNSAPETLQRFRPLTRYLSETLDIDFEAVPVDTQDFEERFAAGEFAFTHGNSLLYIILKENHNLQLIATEKRGQFGARTAGAIIARSDSGMKTLQDIKGKRMVFGPQLAPTGYLAQYNLMLDAGLDPERDLAYYAIPSGSYKHEKVIYAIYFGAYDVAAAPALDLEVMIETGKIDADDITILGQSPIIPYCTFGASDQVDPQLVERFRKALVELTPETTVDIDGEQVKVLKSAWIDGFEQLTDQDYDLIRSWAQRANMPPYQKF, from the coding sequence ATGATGTCGAGCTCTTTTCTGAAAAAACTGGTCTGCGCCGGTCTCCTCCTCGGTCTTGTCCTGATCCCAGCCGCTTGCAAACCGCAGCGGGAACGACCGAAGATGAAGATCGGCTTTATGAATTGCAACAGCGCTCCCGAGACCTTGCAGCGGTTCCGGCCCCTGACCCGCTACCTTTCGGAGACTCTCGACATCGATTTCGAGGCGGTTCCGGTCGATACCCAGGATTTCGAGGAACGCTTTGCCGCAGGAGAATTCGCCTTCACCCACGGCAATTCGCTCCTCTACATCATTCTCAAGGAGAACCACAACCTGCAGCTGATCGCCACTGAGAAGCGCGGGCAGTTCGGTGCCCGCACCGCCGGGGCGATTATTGCCCGCAGCGACAGCGGTATGAAGACCTTGCAGGATATCAAGGGGAAGCGCATGGTCTTCGGGCCCCAGCTCGCCCCGACCGGCTATCTTGCCCAGTACAACCTGATGCTCGATGCCGGTCTCGACCCGGAGCGGGATCTGGCCTATTACGCCATTCCCTCCGGGTCCTACAAACATGAAAAGGTGATCTACGCCATCTATTTCGGTGCCTACGACGTCGCTGCCGCGCCGGCTCTCGATCTCGAAGTGATGATCGAAACCGGGAAAATTGATGCGGATGACATCACCATTCTTGGCCAGAGCCCGATTATTCCTTACTGCACCTTCGGCGCATCTGACCAGGTCGACCCGCAGCTGGTGGAGCGGTTTCGCAAGGCCCTGGTCGAACTGACCCCGGAGACGACCGTTGACATTGACGGTGAACAGGTCAAGGTGCTGAAGTCGGCGTGGATCGACGGTTTTGAACAATTGACGGACCAGGACTATGACCTGATCCGGAGCTGGGCGCAACGCGCCAACATGCCTCCGTATCAGAAATTCTAG
- a CDS encoding aminotransferase class V-fold PLP-dependent enzyme, protein MAIYLDNAATTFPKPPSVAAAVTRTLTDAAGNPGRGAHRLSLDAGRILFETREAVSEMFGVGDPARVVFTANATMALNLALFGFLAPGDRVVTTSMEHNAVTRPLRALAETGVQVVKVAGDALGSVNPQLLMEACRAERTRMLVLSHCSNVSGTLQAIDELGPWCRREGILLLVDAAQSAGLFPLHLEAGAIDLLAAPGHKGLYGPQGTGFLCLAQGLVPRPLIYGGTGGNSHSELPPEQLPERLEAGTPNTPGLAGLKAGIDFIRSVGMTKIRAREAQLNGQLLEGLQAIPGISLFGPRDPEQRGGAVSFLLAGRDPAEIGFLLDRDHGILTRVGLHCAPDAHQTLGTFPRGTIRVSPGYFNTSDDIEQLLAALAFLANQPAD, encoded by the coding sequence ATGGCCATTTACCTCGATAACGCGGCGACCACCTTCCCGAAACCTCCATCCGTGGCAGCAGCGGTCACCCGAACCCTGACCGATGCTGCCGGCAATCCCGGACGGGGGGCTCATCGTCTCAGCCTTGACGCTGGCCGCATTCTCTTTGAGACCCGCGAAGCGGTCAGTGAAATGTTTGGTGTCGGTGATCCGGCGCGCGTGGTCTTTACCGCCAACGCGACGATGGCCCTGAACCTGGCACTCTTTGGTTTTCTTGCGCCGGGCGACCGGGTTGTGACTACCAGCATGGAGCACAATGCGGTCACACGTCCGTTGCGCGCCCTCGCGGAGACCGGGGTTCAGGTGGTCAAGGTGGCTGGCGACGCCCTGGGGAGCGTCAACCCGCAGCTGTTGATGGAAGCCTGCCGCGCTGAGCGGACCCGCATGCTGGTCCTCTCCCACTGTTCCAATGTCAGCGGAACTCTGCAGGCGATCGACGAACTCGGCCCCTGGTGTCGCCGCGAAGGAATCCTGCTGCTGGTCGATGCCGCCCAGAGTGCCGGGCTCTTTCCACTGCATCTTGAGGCCGGCGCTATCGATCTGCTCGCTGCTCCTGGCCACAAGGGGCTCTACGGGCCACAAGGGACCGGGTTTCTCTGCCTGGCCCAGGGGCTGGTGCCGCGGCCGCTTATTTATGGCGGCACCGGCGGTAACAGTCATTCCGAACTGCCGCCGGAGCAGTTGCCAGAGCGCCTTGAAGCCGGCACCCCCAATACGCCCGGTCTGGCAGGGCTCAAGGCCGGGATCGATTTTATCCGTAGCGTCGGGATGACGAAGATCAGGGCGCGCGAAGCACAACTCAACGGGCAATTGCTCGAGGGGTTGCAGGCGATTCCCGGTATCTCACTCTTCGGTCCCCGCGATCCCGAGCAGCGCGGCGGCGCTGTTTCTTTCCTCCTCGCCGGTCGTGACCCCGCAGAAATCGGTTTCCTTCTCGACCGCGATCATGGGATACTGACCCGCGTCGGATTGCACTGCGCACCGGATGCCCATCAAACCCTTGGGACCTTTCCCCGCGGCACGATTCGCGTCAGTCCGGGGTACTTCAACACTTCCGACGATATTGAACAACTGCTTGCAGCGCTGGCCTTTCTGGCCAACCAACCTGCTGACTGA
- a CDS encoding NosD domain-containing protein, which yields MDLNRFLLLVLLVLSPSLAAGATENSAPVEVSGVLTGTLHWQGEIHLVGDVLIPAGSHLTIASGTTVRVTPAEATRIDPEFLSSGTELLVRGSLEVLGTATDPVRFLADGKGDADDNYAWAGILLDQAFGSSVEGAIIEGAETGLLVIGCSPRIEGNRISGSRYGIIVQAGGAPNILDNTVENGEGGIFCWDGARPYLKGNRIRGQAEEGIYVDRWSRPWLDRNEVTSNDLGLVLGPRDLPADTTAITGNRVDRMFLGGRP from the coding sequence ATGGATCTGAATCGGTTCCTGCTCCTGGTTCTTCTCGTTCTCAGCCCGTCCCTGGCGGCCGGCGCTACCGAGAATAGCGCTCCGGTCGAGGTCTCCGGCGTTCTCACCGGCACCCTGCACTGGCAGGGTGAGATCCATCTTGTCGGCGACGTGTTGATCCCTGCCGGCAGCCATCTCACCATCGCTTCTGGCACCACGGTTCGCGTCACTCCTGCCGAGGCAACCCGCATCGACCCCGAATTCCTTTCCTCCGGTACGGAATTGCTGGTGCGCGGCAGCCTCGAGGTCCTCGGAACCGCAACCGACCCGGTGCGCTTTTTGGCCGACGGCAAGGGGGATGCCGACGACAACTACGCCTGGGCCGGAATTCTTCTTGATCAAGCCTTCGGCAGTAGTGTGGAGGGGGCCATTATTGAGGGGGCGGAGACCGGCCTGCTGGTGATCGGCTGTTCGCCGCGCATCGAAGGCAACCGCATCAGCGGCAGCCGCTACGGCATTATCGTCCAGGCCGGCGGCGCGCCGAACATCCTCGACAACACGGTTGAAAACGGGGAGGGCGGCATCTTCTGCTGGGATGGCGCCCGGCCCTACCTGAAAGGGAACCGGATTCGGGGACAGGCCGAAGAAGGGATCTATGTCGATCGCTGGAGTCGCCCCTGGCTCGACCGCAACGAAGTTACCAGTAACGACCTCGGCCTGGTGCTCGGCCCCCGGGATCTGCCGGCCGACACCACCGCGATCACTGGCAACCGGGTCGATCGGATGTTTCTGGGGGGGCGGCCATGA
- a CDS encoding right-handed parallel beta-helix repeat-containing protein has protein sequence MRCLGWLLLLLWPGFAWGAELVYHGEQTLLSDTVWDGTVLVDGILTVPVGVTLEIRPGSVVRFTRNDSNGDQIGEHEIFVQGTFLALGNAAAPILFTSAEAQPQAGDWGAINMMASEQDNRLDHCIVEYAYRGFHAHFARGHLSDSEFRYNTRGAQFQESTVTIERCRFVDNLNGLQFRDSTVELHDTRIAGNYWGLRCVYSLLTMSGCRIERNRINGANLRDSTLFAEHNCLTGNRKGLYLQRSKGRIRSNLIADNSEHGTLLEDSACDFIGNRLTGNGRAGLRIVNSGVTLANNDFSGNGEYALINDGTTEVFAVGNWWGTTDPVRLETLVRDGADRPGLGRVTLSPALPAAPSIRMEVK, from the coding sequence ATGAGGTGCCTCGGCTGGTTGTTGTTACTGCTCTGGCCCGGATTCGCCTGGGGCGCGGAGCTTGTTTACCACGGCGAACAGACCCTGCTCAGCGATACGGTCTGGGACGGCACGGTGCTGGTAGACGGAATCCTGACGGTTCCGGTTGGGGTGACGCTGGAAATCCGCCCCGGCAGCGTCGTTCGCTTCACCCGAAACGACAGCAACGGCGATCAGATCGGTGAACATGAAATATTTGTTCAGGGGACCTTTCTCGCCCTCGGTAACGCGGCGGCACCGATCCTCTTTACCTCTGCCGAGGCGCAGCCGCAGGCTGGGGACTGGGGGGCGATCAATATGATGGCCTCGGAACAGGACAACCGGCTTGACCACTGCATCGTCGAATATGCCTACCGCGGTTTTCACGCCCATTTTGCCCGCGGCCATCTCAGCGATTCCGAGTTCCGCTACAACACCCGCGGCGCTCAGTTTCAGGAGTCGACGGTGACTATCGAGCGCTGCCGCTTCGTCGACAACCTCAACGGACTGCAGTTCCGGGATTCGACCGTCGAACTGCATGACACGCGGATCGCTGGTAACTACTGGGGGCTGCGCTGCGTCTACAGCCTGCTGACGATGAGTGGCTGCCGCATCGAAAGGAACCGGATAAACGGTGCCAATCTGCGCGATTCGACCCTCTTTGCCGAGCACAACTGCCTCACCGGCAATCGTAAAGGGCTCTATCTGCAGCGCTCCAAGGGAAGGATTCGGAGCAACCTGATCGCCGACAACAGCGAGCATGGCACCCTTCTTGAAGATTCTGCCTGTGATTTTATCGGCAACCGCCTCACCGGCAACGGCCGGGCCGGGCTGCGCATCGTCAACTCCGGGGTCACCCTGGCCAACAATGACTTTTCCGGCAACGGCGAGTACGCCCTGATCAACGACGGTACCACTGAGGTCTTTGCCGTCGGCAACTGGTGGGGGACGACCGACCCGGTACGCCTCGAAACCCTGGTCCGCGACGGTGCCGACCGGCCCGGACTCGGAAGGGTCACGCTATCGCCCGCTTTGCCCGCTGCACCTTCAATCCGCATGGAAGTGAAATGA
- a CDS encoding PhoH family protein, whose product MKKFYVLDTNVLLHDPQALFRFEDNDVVIPITVIEEIDRFKKDLNETGRNARQVSRLLDGLRGEVPLVQGVALEGGGMLRVDLYTEDSMKRLPPELRVDRGDNRILAVALALKSTCNCPVVLVTKDTNLRIKADAIGLTVEDYESDKVSIEELYPGSAEVLVDKDEVDRFYGQGFLPLHGDYRPNQCLTLVASTNPSHTAIGRYAAGQQRVVPLIKSPKEGLWGIHPRNREQQFAIDMLLNEDIQLVTLVGKAGTGKTLLAIAAGLLKAADEGAYSRLLVSRPVFPMGRDLGFLPGDVEEKLAPWMQPIFDNVELLLGSVDERGKRKRGYRELVDMGILEIEALTYIRGRSIPKQYMIVDEAQNLTPHEIKTIVTRAGEGTKLVLTGDPYQIDNPYVDSSSNGLTYVVEKFKDQEISGHITLTKGERSPLAELAANLL is encoded by the coding sequence ATGAAAAAATTCTACGTTCTGGACACCAACGTCCTTTTGCACGACCCCCAGGCCCTGTTCCGTTTTGAGGACAATGATGTGGTTATCCCGATCACCGTGATCGAGGAGATCGACCGCTTCAAGAAAGACCTCAACGAAACCGGCCGCAATGCCCGCCAGGTCTCCCGTCTCCTCGATGGCCTGCGCGGCGAGGTGCCCCTGGTTCAGGGGGTGGCGCTCGAAGGGGGCGGCATGCTGCGGGTCGATCTTTACACCGAAGACTCCATGAAGCGGCTCCCTCCGGAGTTGCGGGTTGATCGCGGCGACAATCGCATCCTGGCGGTCGCCCTGGCGCTGAAGTCCACCTGCAATTGCCCGGTGGTCCTGGTGACCAAGGACACCAACCTGCGCATCAAGGCTGATGCCATCGGCTTGACCGTCGAAGACTATGAATCGGACAAGGTTTCCATCGAGGAGCTCTACCCGGGATCGGCCGAGGTCCTGGTCGACAAGGACGAGGTCGATCGTTTTTATGGCCAGGGCTTCCTCCCGCTGCATGGGGACTATCGACCCAACCAGTGCCTCACCCTGGTTGCGTCCACCAATCCTTCCCATACCGCCATCGGCCGCTACGCCGCCGGTCAGCAGCGGGTCGTCCCCCTGATCAAGTCGCCCAAGGAGGGGCTCTGGGGGATTCATCCGCGCAACCGCGAGCAGCAATTTGCCATCGATATGCTGCTCAACGAGGATATCCAGCTCGTTACCCTGGTTGGCAAGGCCGGCACCGGCAAAACCCTGCTGGCGATTGCCGCCGGCCTGCTCAAGGCCGCCGACGAAGGGGCCTACAGCCGCCTTCTCGTCTCCCGCCCGGTCTTCCCGATGGGACGGGACCTCGGCTTTCTTCCCGGCGATGTCGAAGAGAAACTGGCGCCCTGGATGCAGCCGATTTTTGACAACGTCGAGCTCCTCCTCGGCAGTGTCGATGAACGGGGCAAGCGCAAGCGGGGCTATCGGGAACTGGTCGACATGGGGATTCTCGAAATCGAGGCCCTGACCTATATCCGAGGCCGCTCGATTCCCAAGCAGTACATGATCGTCGATGAGGCACAGAACCTGACTCCCCACGAAATCAAAACGATCGTCACCCGGGCCGGGGAGGGGACCAAGCTGGTGCTGACCGGCGACCCCTACCAGATCGACAACCCCTATGTCGATTCGTCGAGCAACGGTTTGACCTATGTGGTGGAAAAGTTCAAGGACCAGGAGATCTCCGGGCATATCACCCTGACCAAGGGAGAGCGCTCCCCGCTGGCGGAACTGGCGGCCAACCTGCTTTAG
- the pqqD gene encoding pyrroloquinoline quinone biosynthesis peptide chaperone PqqD, whose translation MQQPKRNPALIWRHEKRREEEILAAMAKGEDVSERGTVILLEGGTMHQLNLVGGMIWSLCDGNRSREQIVEALATEFDAERNELEADVAIFLEDLQGRGWLIDG comes from the coding sequence TTGCAACAACCCAAACGCAACCCGGCGCTTATCTGGCGTCATGAAAAACGACGTGAAGAAGAGATCCTGGCCGCCATGGCCAAGGGCGAGGACGTCTCCGAGCGGGGAACTGTGATCCTGCTTGAAGGTGGGACCATGCACCAGCTTAATCTGGTCGGCGGCATGATCTGGAGCCTCTGTGACGGCAATCGCAGTCGGGAGCAGATTGTCGAGGCGCTGGCGACGGAGTTCGACGCCGAGCGCAACGAACTTGAAGCCGACGTGGCGATCTTTCTGGAGGACCTCCAGGGAAGGGGGTGGCTGATCGATGGCTGA